In Sulfitobacter guttiformis, the genomic stretch GGGTTCGTTTTCCAGCAGCAGATAAAGTTCTGCATCTGCCATCCTTTCATAGAATCGCAGGCGCATCCTGTCATCATCAGGGGCGGCCATCATCGCGGCATGCGCGGCGTCGAGCGGAGTATCGGTCATGTCATCACCTGTGAAATGGCGGCCTGCAAACGGGGGATTACTTCCTCCTCGAACCACGGATTTTTCTTGAGCCAACCCGTATTGCGCCATGAGGGATGTGGCAAGGCATAGGTGCCTTTTGGGTGGCTATCCCAGTCGCGCACAGCCTGGGTAACAGTTTTAAAGTCTGGAAGATGATAGCGCATGGCATGGCCGCCAATAAGAACGGTCAATCGCACATCGGGTACTGTCGCAAGTGCGTCGCGGCGCCACGTCTTTGCGCATACAGGCGGCGGCGGCAGATCACTTCCTTTGGCATCATAACCCGGAAAGCAGAAGGCCATGGGGATGATTGCCACGCGGCTGCGGTCATAAAACGCCTTTTCGTCAAGCCCGAGCCATTGGCGCAGCCGCACCCCTGACGCATCCCAGAAAGGCGTGTTTGCCCTGTGCACTTTCATCCCAGGCGCTTGTGACGCAATCAACAGCCGTGCCTCTGGCTGAAACCAGATCACAGGATTGGGCCGATGGGCCGTGGCGGTTCTGGCAAAGCGGTCGGCGCAAAGGGTACAGGCAGCAATCTCAGGGCGAATATCAGTCATGCCCCCTTAGGTAAGGCCGCGCAGCAGGTTGCCAAGTGGTAAGTATCAGGTATGGCAAAAGCAGTACTTCGCCGTCAAAAGACCGGGCGGGCCTGTTGGGATATGGCGGGTCAGGTGTCGTTGTACATTTGTTTCCAAATCGGACATAATATGGTCAAAATCTCTCGATAGAGGAATTGGTAACCTCCGCAAGAGAGGACATACTTCACCCCGCAAGCCGAACCGGAGAGCAGGCGCGCCATGCTGGAATTTCGTAACGTTTCCAAGTCCTATTGGACAGGTACACAGCACAAGGTCATTCTTGACCAGGTGTCGTTCCGCGTCGAGCTTGGCAAATCGATGGGCATTCTTGCGCCCAACGGCACGGGTAAAACCACCCTGATCAATATGATGGCAGGGCTGGAAAAACCGGACGAAGGCGAGATTTACCGCGGCTGCAATATTTCCTTTCCATTGGGTTTTATGGGGGGGGTTGTTGGCAAAGTGTCCGCGATGGAGAACTCGCGCTATATCGCGCGGCTTTACGGGCTAGATCCCGACTACGTCGAAAGCTTTTGCCGCTGGTTGTGCGGCTTGGGAGAGTATTTTGACCAGCCTCTGGGCACCTATTCTGCAGGCATGCGTGCAAGGTTTTCCTTTGCGCTGATGCTGGCACTGGATTTTGATATGTATCTGATCGATGAGGGAATGCCTTCCACGACAGATGTAGAATTTAACCGCAAGGCAGGAGAGATCCTGCAAGAACGCCTGCGCACCACGACCATCGTGATCGTGTCGCATCAGGCGGAAACGCTTGAAAAATTCGCGCGAACTGCCGCGGTCCTGATGGACGGGCAACTGAACGTATTTGACAGCTTGGAAGAAGCGAAGCAGTTGTATGATTACCAAACCAAAAGCTAGAAAATTCCGCATAAAGCGTAGTCCAAGCGCAGGTCTCGAAGGTGCTGCGCCACAGCCATCTAAGCCAGTGCGGACGGTGGAACCTGCGCGTGCTGATGCAAGTGTAGCCATTCCCCCCGCGCCTTCTGCTGATCCGGCTGCGTCAGCGGCGCCTTCGCGTCCTACCGTGCCCTCAGAACCACAGCACGAAGCGCGCCCCGAGACGCCCGCGTCTGCTGCAAAAACTGCCGCCCCAACCATGGCACGAACAGGCGACGTATCTTCTGCTGATCAGGTGAGCGGCGAACAGGATATGGATGCCATCCGTCAAGAGGGTTTAACCGGTCGCCAGCTGCGCATGGCGCGGCGTGTGGCGCAAAAACACGGGTTGCCCGCGACCTCGGATTTTGACGCTGTGCGTCTGCTGCGCGCTAAAGGCATCGATCCGTTCCAACGCTCGAATATGCTGGAACTGGTCGTCCCCCAAGCGGGCGGATCCCAGCATGAAGGCGGTCCAGGAAACGCACTGAACGACCTGCCTGCGGTCGCAGGTGGCGCAGGGGCGGGCCGTGTGCAGTTGCCGCAAACTGTGCCGACCGGCCGCAACACGCTCCCTTCGACCGAAATCAGCCCGATGGAGCGGCGCACCCGCGAAATCTCCGACATTCAAAAAGACATTTCGCGCCGCCGCCGCAAAAAGATGGGTTTGCTCATTGTGCGGCTTGCCTTTTTTGTAGTGCTGCCAACATTCTTTGCAGGCTACTATTTCTACAAAGTGGCAACGCCGATGTATGCGACGGACAGTCAGTTCCTGATCATCCAGAACGAAGGCGGCGGTGGACCCAGCCCGTTTGGCGGTCTTCTACCGACACAATTCGCCAACTCTGCCGATAGTATCGCGACACAGGCCTATCTTCAGTCGAAGGACGCGATGTTACGCCTCAATGACGATGCGGGTTTCAAGGACCATTTTACCGATGGTTCCATTGACCCGATCCAGCGGCTGACCGATGACCCGACTAACGAAGAAGCCTACAAGCTGTATAAGAAGAACGTCAAAATCGGCTATGACCCGACCGAAGGCGTGATCCGCATGGAAGTGATTGCTGCCGATCCGCAGATCGCCACCAGTTTCTCGGAGCGGTTGCTTGTTTATGCGGAGGAGCGGGTGAACAACCTTAGTCAAGCCAAGCGTGACAGCGGAATGACAGATGCCGAAATTGGCTTTGACAAGGCACAGCAGGCACGCCGCGACGCCCAGCAGCGTCTGATCGAGCTTCAGGTCGAGAACGGTGTGGATCCAGAGGCCGTCATCGCGGCGATCCGCACCCAAATCACCAACTACGAGACGCTACTGATCGAAAAACAGCTGGAGCTGGCCGCATTATTGGACAACGCACGTCCAAACACCGCAAAAGTCGACGGCGCACAAGGTGATGTACGCAGGCTCGAAGCGGCACTGGCGCAACTCAATAACCGGATGAACAACGCCACCGAAGGCACTAACTCACTTGCACAGCAGGCGGTCAGCCTCCAGCTCGCGCAGGCGGATCTGGTGAACGCCGACACCAACCTTCAACTGGCCCAAACCGGTCTCGAACAGGCACGTACAGAAGCGACACGTCAGGTGCGCTACCTGACGATTGCCGTGCGCCCTGTCGCGAGCGAGGAGCCAAGCTATCCTCGCAAGTTCGAGAATACCATTTTGGCGTTCCTGATCTTTGGTGGCATTTACCTGATGCTTTCGCTTACCGCGTCGATCCTGCGCGAACAGGTTACCTCATAGCGTCAGGCCGCCCGCACCGGCGGAAAGAAAAACGCCCGCCAGAGAGATCCGGCGGGCGTTTCCTATTGGCAGCGAAGATAACCCGAGCAGGTTGGCTACTCCGCCGGAACGTCCTTAACTCCAAGCGCGCGTTCAAGCCGCGCCCGCTCCAGCATGGCACGCCGCACTATGGCCGGTTCGCGTAGGGTATAGGGGCTGTCGAGGCGGAATGTTGCGGGAGCGCGTTTTGATATGGTCATGCCTGAAAGGGCCGACAGCGGCACCGCCATCACAAGGCTCGCTACGATAGGCACCAGCCAGAGTGACACGAGGCCCGCGATCAAGCCGCTCAGAAGTACCACACCCAGTACCATCTCCACCCAGTGAAACTTGATCAGCGTCCACCAACTGTGCTGGCGCGCTTCCCGCGACTGCGGTGCCCATGCTTCTGTGCTGCTCGTTAGCGCCCGCAAAACGGCTTTTGTCTGCTGTATCATCATGATGGGCGCATAGGCGATGGACAGCGCCACCTCCACAAGGAAGCTACCCAAGAACGGACCTGCGCCTCCAAAAACACGTGCCGCGCGCGGAGTTGCTGCTATGATGCCTGCACCTGCGATCTTGGGCGTGAGAAGCATTGCGTACATGATTACTAGAAAAACGGCGCTGTCGATATGGCTCATGGCGGGGGGCCAGTCTGGAAACAGCGGGTTTGCCTCATTAAAATAACGGATGACGTTGGTCTCGGCGTCCTTCCCGAGCAATGCCCATATCACGAGAAGAAAGAACCACATCGGGCTAAGAAGATAGGCAACTGCCCCGTGAAAAAGGTGAAAGCGCGACACGGGGTGCAGACCTTTTGTCCCGAGCAGGCGCAGGTGTTGCAGATTGCCGCGACACCAACGGCGGTCACGGATTACATAATCTATCAACGTGGCCGGTGTTTCCTCAAAGCTGCCTGTCACACGCGGCAGAAAACGCACGCCCCATCCTGCACGGCGCAGCAGCCCTGCCTCAACAAAGTCATGGCTCAGGATCAGCTGGTCGCTTCCGCTGCGTCCGCGCAGATGAGGCAGCATGGCACACGTGGCAAATGCCTTTGTGCGGATGATTGCATTATGGCCATAGTAGTTCCCTTCAGAACGCGCCCACGTCGCAAGACCTTCAGCCAACAGCCAGCCGTAAGCGATGTTCGAAAACTGCTGGAGGCGTGCAAAAACAGTCTGCGCGCCGATCAGCATGGGAAATGTCTGTATCAGACCCGCGCGGCTGTCCGAGGATAATTCCGACGATAGACGGTCAATCGCACGACCGCTCATGAGGCTGTCAGCATCGAGGACGACCATCCCCTCGTAGGGAGCGCCCCACCCTCGAACCCATTCAGCGATATTGCCGATTTTTTTATCTGTGTTGTCGGTACGGCGGCGGTAATGCACCGCAAAGCCCTCTGGCGCGGTGCTCCGTAGATCTTCAAACGCCTGCCACTCTTGAGCTGCAATCGCCTCGTTGCGGGTGTCAGAGAGGATGAACAGCGTATAGTTATGCGGTCCGGCGCGGCTGGCCAGATCATGCAGCATCGCAACCGCATTGCCGAATACGTTCTGCGGTACCTCATTATAGATCGGCACCAGTAAGGCGACATTGATGCCTGTAACCGCATCACGAGGGCGCGCGTCAGCATTCTCTCGCGCCAAAAGACCGGCAATGGCAACACCTACGGTACTGACCGAGAGGCTCACCCATATAAATGTCGCGCCAATCATGCTCAGTAAGGCCCACTCCATACCGCTCATACCGCCATTGGCGAGCCATCCGTACAAACCGAACATCAACAAAGCTGTCCCGATCAAAGCAGGCCAGAACGTCGCCGCCCGCCATGCCGGACCTGTCGAAGGTTGGTCGGTGAAAGCACGTTCGGGTGCTGTTGAAAACGCCTGCTCGCGGGCCTCCAGCGGGGTACGGTCGGGCATTGCAGAAGTCATTTTTGCGTCAAGCATCAGGTTTTTGTCCAACGGTAGAGCCATACTTCGCTCAAAGGGGCATCGCCAATTCTGAGCTGTACGCGGAATTCAGATGAATCCGCACCCTCTGGCATAAAAGTAAACGCCAGTCGTGGACCATTGGTTTCAGGATTTCTTTGCAAGATGCCCGGAGTCGTCGTGCCTGTGCTGCTGCGTAGGGTCACTTCTACCATGCTCAGGTCTTCGGGCAGGGCTTCGCCCTGATCAAAATCAATTACCATCACCAGGCCGCCCTCGGGGCGCCCGCCGATGGCCGTGCCGGTTACACGCAGCAATTCGGGCGGGTTCGGTGCAGGATCGGCACCCCATTGCAGGTTGTAGCGCAGCAATTGCTCCGCCCCTTGCGCAATAGGTGCTGTCGGGCGCCAATAGGCGACGATGTTGTCATAAATCTCGAGATCGGCGGGGATCTCGACGAGTGTAACCGCGCCTTCGCCCCAGTCACCGCGCGGCGTGATCCAGACCGACGGGCGCATATGGTAAAGCGCTTCCAGATCATTGTAATCACTAAATTCGCGCTTGCGTTGCATCAGGCCAAAGCCTTTCGGGCTCTGATCACCGAAGGCGCTGATCTGCAGGGTAGTCGGGTTGGCCAAAGGCCGCCAGATTACTTCGCCCCAACCATTGTGGATCAGCAATCCGTCGCTGTCATGAACGTTCGGGCGGAAATCGGAGAAGCGCGCGCGGTCTTTTGCATCGAACAGGAACATGGATGTCAAAGGGGCGATGCCCACGTGGGACAGTTCGGTACGGGCAAAAATGGTCGCCTCCACTTCCATATCAAGCACCTTGCCGTGGGTGATCTCGAAGCGGAAAGCGCCGGTACAGCTTGGGCTGTCCATCAGCGCGTGGATGGTGACAGATTTGTCCGAAGGTTCGGGCGTTTCGATCCAGAATGCAGTAAATTCAGGAAATTCCTCGCCCATCGGGTCGCCGGTTTTCAGGGCCAGACCGCGGGCAGACAGGCCGTAAATCTCACCCGTGCCGATGCCGCGGAAATAGCTGGCGCCCTGAAAAACGTTGTATTCTGTATAGATTCCGGAGTTGAGCAGGTCGGCGCGCAGGCGCAATCCCGAATAGCCCATGTTTTCGTTCAAAGGCAGATCGGGAAATTTGTCCGTGCTGTCGAACACGGCCATGTCGAACAGGAGCGGGCTCGCTGCGCTGTCCTCGATGATATTGATTTCGATGCCCTGCGGATAATACAGACCGGGAGGGAAAACATCCAGACGCTGCGGACGGGCAGTATTTTCCCACAGTGCGTTGCGTGTATCGAACCATATTTTACGATACTGGTCATAGCTGATGTCCTGCCATTCCTTGGGGATGGCGGGACGGGGGGCATAGTCAACAGCGGCCAGTGCACGGGCGCGGTTTGGTACTGTCTGGGCGTTGAACGGCACCGGTGATGGCCCCACCTGTAATGGCGCATCAGCAGCAAAAGCACGGGTTGGCAGCGCGGCCAGAGCGGCCAACATTTTGAGAACTTCACGGCGCAACATTAGGATTTCCGCTTCCATGGTTGGGATTTGAACCAGCCGGCACCGTAAGCTGTGGCTATCAGCACCAGTATTCCGACAAAATTGATGAGTAGTGTGTTGCCCGTGCTCCGGCTGGTCAGATCCATGGCAAGGCCCATGACCTGAGCCAGAAACATTGACATGATGAAAACCGCCAGCGATTGCTGCCCCACCTTAATGATAAAGGCAAGTATCACGCCCCATGTCCGCGCTGCCAGTCCCGTCCCGCGTACAAGCAAATTGTCGCCGTTGTGACCGGCGATGACCCATGCAAGATAGGCGAGTGCCAAAAAGTGGGTGTAGCGGAATAGTCCGAAATCAGATTTGTCGATCAGCGGCGCGATCGCTTCGCGGGCCTCGCGGATGATGTTTCCGCTTTCTGTGACGAAGAACCAGTTGAGGCGAATGGAACGTACGGCAATTTCGCTCAGCGCGAGATTTGCAACCACAACCGCTGTCGCAACGGAAATCAACGCAATATGCACAGGCGGCTTTGGGATCCAGCCGCGCATCAGCGCGAAGCCGGTGAAGAAGATAAGTTGCCAACCAAACGGGTTGAAAAACCACTGCCTGTTTGACCACGGCTCTGCCGGCAATGACAATTGCGCACTCCCCCAAAGCGATCTTTGGGCACCGACCCACACGACGATCATAAAGACAAACACCAGTCCTGTGTTGACACGCTGTAATGCAATCACCAGCGGCATCATGGCGAGCACCACCATATACATCGGCAGAATGTCAAAATAATTAGGCACATAGGTAAGCGTCAATAGGCCCAGCAGCGGAACCGAAGGGTCCTCAAAGAACGCCCAAAGGTTCAGCGACGCAATATACCGTTTGTCGTATCCGCCGATGTAATCGACACCTGCAAGAAATGTCGCGAGGGCGATAAACAGGGCAATATGCGCCCAATATATCTGCCAGACGCGAAACGCGACCCGTGCAGTACCTACAAGCCAGCCAAGGCGCACAAATGTGCCGCCAAATGCTATTGCAGATGCCATGCCGGAGCAGAAAACAAACATCTCGGTTGCGTCCGAAAAACCCCAGCGTGCGGGAATCCATGAGATCAGAAAGTTGCCCGGTGTGTGGGACATGAGGATGATAAACATGGCAATGCCGCGAAAGAAATCAAGCCGCAGATCCCTCACAGGAGGTGTTGCTGCCCTAACAGCAGCGGAGGGCGAGGAAGATATCGGGACATTGGTCGCAAGGGTCGTCATATGTGATGTAGTTCCGGTTTATTGCGCCGCGACACCTCGGGCGAAGTTGATTTTTTCAAGACGGGTAATCGCGAATCGGTCAAGAGTTCCACCACGGATTCTTTGCCTGTCCCGCAAGATTGCTGCAGTTGCATCATATCGTCCCGCCCGCAAGCCCGCGTCGATAGTTATCCGCTCGAATACATCACGTTGTGCGTGGCTGCCACCGATGGTTTGCATCAGAGGCCGTGCTGCCGCTAGGTTAACAAAAGCAGTATCATAGCGCCCCTCGGAAAACGCATTCAGTCCTGAAAGTGCCGCCTGTCCGGGTGCGGCAACACGGGCGGGCATTTCACCGGTTTTTAGGGTGTCACAGGCAAAACGGGCGGTCATTGCTGCGCGTGCATCTGCGCGCTCCGCACCCGCGAGGGCCAGCAAATAATGCAGATCGGCGAACACCAGACAGCCGTCCTCGACCCGGTTTTCAGAAAAATCAGCAAGTTCTTCCCAGCGTGGCCCGATATCCATGCCTTCCAGCTCAAGCCGCGACAGCAGCGATGCAGCGTTCGAGATGTCGCGGTAATCGTCTGTTTTGTCGGCACGGATTTGCGCATCATAAAGGCCGAGCGCGATGTCCAGTTCGCCGCGTTCCATGTGCAGCAGCGCCTTGTGCCACCAGACATGATAGCGGAAATTGTTAGAGCCGGACCATGCGGCGGTGTTTTTCTCGATGAGGGCGATGCCGCAATCGGGGCGCGCCATCATATCGTGCACATGCGCCACAGCATGCAGGCCCCATGCGTCATCGGTCGTGTAGGTCAAACCCTCACGGCCGACAGCTTCGGCGCGCGCATATTCTCCAGTTTCCTCAAGGGTAAATGCATGGCAGCCCAGCAGATACCCGCGTGCCGCATGATCCGGCCCGTGCGCCGCAAGGATCCGTTCGACCGACCGGCGCATACCGGCGCTATCGCCTAACATAAAGCGGATGCCATGACTTAACTTGGCGGAGAGAGTATCGTGGGGCAGGGCAAGTAGCACAGTTTCGACAGCGCCAATCGCAGCCGTAGGCTTACCTGCCAGCCAAAGGTCGAGCGCTTCAATCCAGCCTGCTTCTCTGGATGTAATGTGAGTACTGTTGGCAGCCGTCTTTGCAGCAGCGAGCGCATCGTGGGCAGGTGCGATCACCTCTGCGCGGCCCGTCATGAGGCAGAACAAGCCGCGTGCTGCGTGACCCATCGCAAACTCAGGCTCTACCTCCATTAACTTGCCCAGATGCACAGGCGTCTGTTGGCCGTGCGACAGAAGGCCGTGTATGACCCCGTTCCAGTGCGCGACAGAGGTCGAAGAGGAGAGGGTCACAGGGCAAGAGCACATGTCGGACTGGATCATTGAAAAGACACCTTCGGGTTGGAGTGCTGCGCCCGTATCCCGAGCGCGCTTCACTTCTTTTAGCCCAAATAAGCTTTTCAGTCAGAGCCTCGAGGTCTGTCACACGTCAACGTGAAGCTTTCCACAAGTTTCGTGAACAGATCAAAATTTGCAGCAGATATTTGCCTGTGCATCGGCAAAGTTTCGCCAAATTTCAGGCAGTTGCCGCATTATTTTGCAGCATCAGGTCCTAGCCATGTTGCAAACACGTCGTCCGTATCCTGACCGAAACGTGGGGGGGGGCGTGTGTATTTCACCGGTGTCAGCGAGAACTTTAACGGATTTCCCAGCAATTGGACCGTTCCACCCTTCACGCCTGTAGCGGGCATCTGCCGCACGGTGCCACGTGCCTGTGCCTGATCCGACGTCAGGGCCTCCTCAATCGTGTTGATCGGTCCTGCGGGTACTTTTACTTTGCGCAAAGCTTCGAGAATATCGACCTTCGCCCATTTTTTGAGTGCAGGTTTGATATGGGCCATCAGGGCCTCGCGATTCTCGATCCTGCCCAGATTGGTGAGGAATGCAGGATCCGTAGCCACATCCTGCAGGCCGAGCACATCACAGAACCGCACGAACTGGGCGTCATTGCCCACGGCCAGTAAAAAGTGGCCATCGGCCACTTCGAAGGCGTCATAGGGTACGATATTTGGATGCGCGTTCCCGCGTCTTTGGGGCAACTCGCCGGAGGTGAGAAAATTAAGGCCCTCGTTGATCAGCCATGCCATCTGGGCGTCAATCAGTGCCAGCTCGACGTGCTGTCCTTCGCCGGTTTTGTCGCGGTGGCGCAGGGCTGTCAGGATGCCAATAGTTGCATACATCCCGCACATCACATCTGCGATGCCGACGCCAACCTTTGTGGGTACACCTTCAGGGTCGCCGGTGATCGACATGATCCCACCGAAACCCTGGGCCATCAGATCATAGCCCGGTTTTTCGCGGTTTGGCCCCGTCTGGCCGTAGCCGGATATCGAGCAGTAAACGAGGCCGGGATGTGCGGCACAGAGGGTTTTATGGTCGAGACCGTATTTCACCAATCCGTCAGGTTTGAAATTCTCCACTACGATGTCGGCGCGCGCGGCAAGGCGGCGGATAATATCCTGCCCTTCCACTGTAGCGATGTCGACGGCGATGGATTGTTTGTTCCG encodes the following:
- a CDS encoding ABC transporter ATP-binding protein, translating into MLEFRNVSKSYWTGTQHKVILDQVSFRVELGKSMGILAPNGTGKTTLINMMAGLEKPDEGEIYRGCNISFPLGFMGGVVGKVSAMENSRYIARLYGLDPDYVESFCRWLCGLGEYFDQPLGTYSAGMRARFSFALMLALDFDMYLIDEGMPSTTDVEFNRKAGEILQERLRTTTIVIVSHQAETLEKFARTAAVLMDGQLNVFDSLEEAKQLYDYQTKS
- a CDS encoding capsule biosynthesis protein codes for the protein MITKPKARKFRIKRSPSAGLEGAAPQPSKPVRTVEPARADASVAIPPAPSADPAASAAPSRPTVPSEPQHEARPETPASAAKTAAPTMARTGDVSSADQVSGEQDMDAIRQEGLTGRQLRMARRVAQKHGLPATSDFDAVRLLRAKGIDPFQRSNMLELVVPQAGGSQHEGGPGNALNDLPAVAGGAGAGRVQLPQTVPTGRNTLPSTEISPMERRTREISDIQKDISRRRRKKMGLLIVRLAFFVVLPTFFAGYYFYKVATPMYATDSQFLIIQNEGGGGPSPFGGLLPTQFANSADSIATQAYLQSKDAMLRLNDDAGFKDHFTDGSIDPIQRLTDDPTNEEAYKLYKKNVKIGYDPTEGVIRMEVIAADPQIATSFSERLLVYAEERVNNLSQAKRDSGMTDAEIGFDKAQQARRDAQQRLIELQVENGVDPEAVIAAIRTQITNYETLLIEKQLELAALLDNARPNTAKVDGAQGDVRRLEAALAQLNNRMNNATEGTNSLAQQAVSLQLAQADLVNADTNLQLAQTGLEQARTEATRQVRYLTIAVRPVASEEPSYPRKFENTILAFLIFGGIYLMLSLTASILREQVTS
- a CDS encoding uracil-DNA glycosylase family protein, with protein sequence MTDIRPEIAACTLCADRFARTATAHRPNPVIWFQPEARLLIASQAPGMKVHRANTPFWDASGVRLRQWLGLDEKAFYDRSRVAIIPMAFCFPGYDAKGSDLPPPPVCAKTWRRDALATVPDVRLTVLIGGHAMRYHLPDFKTVTQAVRDWDSHPKGTYALPHPSWRNTGWLKKNPWFEEEVIPRLQAAISQVMT
- a CDS encoding tetratricopeptide repeat protein codes for the protein MQSDMCSCPVTLSSSTSVAHWNGVIHGLLSHGQQTPVHLGKLMEVEPEFAMGHAARGLFCLMTGRAEVIAPAHDALAAAKTAANSTHITSREAGWIEALDLWLAGKPTAAIGAVETVLLALPHDTLSAKLSHGIRFMLGDSAGMRRSVERILAAHGPDHAARGYLLGCHAFTLEETGEYARAEAVGREGLTYTTDDAWGLHAVAHVHDMMARPDCGIALIEKNTAAWSGSNNFRYHVWWHKALLHMERGELDIALGLYDAQIRADKTDDYRDISNAASLLSRLELEGMDIGPRWEELADFSENRVEDGCLVFADLHYLLALAGAERADARAAMTARFACDTLKTGEMPARVAAPGQAALSGLNAFSEGRYDTAFVNLAAARPLMQTIGGSHAQRDVFERITIDAGLRAGRYDATAAILRDRQRIRGGTLDRFAITRLEKINFARGVAAQ
- the mdoH gene encoding glucans biosynthesis glucosyltransferase MdoH, whose amino-acid sequence is MALPLDKNLMLDAKMTSAMPDRTPLEAREQAFSTAPERAFTDQPSTGPAWRAATFWPALIGTALLMFGLYGWLANGGMSGMEWALLSMIGATFIWVSLSVSTVGVAIAGLLARENADARPRDAVTGINVALLVPIYNEVPQNVFGNAVAMLHDLASRAGPHNYTLFILSDTRNEAIAAQEWQAFEDLRSTAPEGFAVHYRRRTDNTDKKIGNIAEWVRGWGAPYEGMVVLDADSLMSGRAIDRLSSELSSDSRAGLIQTFPMLIGAQTVFARLQQFSNIAYGWLLAEGLATWARSEGNYYGHNAIIRTKAFATCAMLPHLRGRSGSDQLILSHDFVEAGLLRRAGWGVRFLPRVTGSFEETPATLIDYVIRDRRWCRGNLQHLRLLGTKGLHPVSRFHLFHGAVAYLLSPMWFFLLVIWALLGKDAETNVIRYFNEANPLFPDWPPAMSHIDSAVFLVIMYAMLLTPKIAGAGIIAATPRAARVFGGAGPFLGSFLVEVALSIAYAPIMMIQQTKAVLRALTSSTEAWAPQSREARQHSWWTLIKFHWVEMVLGVVLLSGLIAGLVSLWLVPIVASLVMAVPLSALSGMTISKRAPATFRLDSPYTLREPAIVRRAMLERARLERALGVKDVPAE
- a CDS encoding glucan biosynthesis protein, with the translated sequence MLRREVLKMLAALAALPTRAFAADAPLQVGPSPVPFNAQTVPNRARALAAVDYAPRPAIPKEWQDISYDQYRKIWFDTRNALWENTARPQRLDVFPPGLYYPQGIEINIIEDSAASPLLFDMAVFDSTDKFPDLPLNENMGYSGLRLRADLLNSGIYTEYNVFQGASYFRGIGTGEIYGLSARGLALKTGDPMGEEFPEFTAFWIETPEPSDKSVTIHALMDSPSCTGAFRFEITHGKVLDMEVEATIFARTELSHVGIAPLTSMFLFDAKDRARFSDFRPNVHDSDGLLIHNGWGEVIWRPLANPTTLQISAFGDQSPKGFGLMQRKREFSDYNDLEALYHMRPSVWITPRGDWGEGAVTLVEIPADLEIYDNIVAYWRPTAPIAQGAEQLLRYNLQWGADPAPNPPELLRVTGTAIGGRPEGGLVMVIDFDQGEALPEDLSMVEVTLRSSTGTTTPGILQRNPETNGPRLAFTFMPEGADSSEFRVQLRIGDAPLSEVWLYRWTKT
- a CDS encoding CaiB/BaiF CoA transferase family protein — protein: MDGSKTDTPQTVGALDGVFILDLTRILAGPTATQMLGDMGATVIKVENPKTGGDDTRGWGPNYAMNEDGSRSDLSAYFMSSNRNKQSIAVDIATVEGQDIIRRLAARADIVVENFKPDGLVKYGLDHKTLCAAHPGLVYCSISGYGQTGPNREKPGYDLMAQGFGGIMSITGDPEGVPTKVGVGIADVMCGMYATIGILTALRHRDKTGEGQHVELALIDAQMAWLINEGLNFLTSGELPQRRGNAHPNIVPYDAFEVADGHFLLAVGNDAQFVRFCDVLGLQDVATDPAFLTNLGRIENREALMAHIKPALKKWAKVDILEALRKVKVPAGPINTIEEALTSDQAQARGTVRQMPATGVKGGTVQLLGNPLKFSLTPVKYTRPPPRFGQDTDDVFATWLGPDAAK
- a CDS encoding OpgC family protein; this translates as MTTLATNVPISSSPSAAVRAATPPVRDLRLDFFRGIAMFIILMSHTPGNFLISWIPARWGFSDATEMFVFCSGMASAIAFGGTFVRLGWLVGTARVAFRVWQIYWAHIALFIALATFLAGVDYIGGYDKRYIASLNLWAFFEDPSVPLLGLLTLTYVPNYFDILPMYMVVLAMMPLVIALQRVNTGLVFVFMIVVWVGAQRSLWGSAQLSLPAEPWSNRQWFFNPFGWQLIFFTGFALMRGWIPKPPVHIALISVATAVVVANLALSEIAVRSIRLNWFFVTESGNIIREAREAIAPLIDKSDFGLFRYTHFLALAYLAWVIAGHNGDNLLVRGTGLAARTWGVILAFIIKVGQQSLAVFIMSMFLAQVMGLAMDLTSRSTGNTLLINFVGILVLIATAYGAGWFKSQPWKRKS